From a single Stackebrandtia endophytica genomic region:
- the paaD gene encoding 1,2-phenylacetyl-CoA epoxidase subunit PaaD — protein sequence MVTAFDIAATVADPEMPVVTIADLGILRDAVVDGGTAKVTITPTYSGCPAMDTIRADIARAFRDAGYPDVDITTVYAPAWTTDWITESGRRKLADSGIAPPGPTGSRRDLPLLLGDRSPRCPRCESAQVSELSRFGPTACTSLWRCESCREPFEHVKAH from the coding sequence ATGGTGACCGCCTTCGACATCGCCGCCACCGTCGCCGACCCCGAGATGCCGGTGGTGACCATCGCCGACCTGGGGATATTGCGCGACGCCGTCGTCGACGGTGGCACCGCGAAGGTCACCATCACCCCGACGTACTCCGGCTGCCCCGCCATGGACACCATTCGCGCCGACATCGCCCGCGCCTTCCGCGACGCCGGTTACCCCGATGTGGACATCACCACGGTGTACGCACCCGCCTGGACCACCGACTGGATCACCGAGAGCGGGCGCCGGAAGTTGGCCGACTCCGGTATCGCCCCGCCGGGTCCGACCGGTTCCCGGCGGGACCTGCCGCTGTTGCTCGGCGACCGGTCGCCGCGATGTCCCCGGTGCGAATCGGCGCAGGTCAGTGAACTGAGCCGCTTCGGTCCCACCGCGTGCACGTCGCTGTGGCGGTGCGAGTCCTGTCGCGAACCGTTCGAGCACGTCAAAGCGCACTGA
- the paaC gene encoding 1,2-phenylacetyl-CoA epoxidase subunit PaaC encodes MSHDVRYLLGLADDALIASHRLSEWSSRAHDLEEDIALSNIALDLLGQARMLLTLAGEREGDGRDEDALAYLRDEREFRNAQLVELPRGDFAVTIARMLFFSAYQVELYERLAGGEDAAVAAIAAKAVKEVAYHLDHATVWTLRLGAGTEESHRRTQSAVDNLWPYSFELFEQHPELRPSWLARVDPVLSEATLSRPADEDSRFRPSGGREGVHTEHLGYLLAEMQHLHRSHPGATW; translated from the coding sequence ATGAGCCACGACGTTCGGTACCTGCTGGGGCTCGCCGACGACGCCCTCATCGCATCGCATCGGCTGTCGGAATGGTCCTCCCGTGCGCACGACCTGGAGGAGGACATCGCGCTGTCCAACATCGCGTTGGACCTGTTGGGTCAGGCCCGGATGCTGTTGACCCTCGCCGGTGAGCGCGAAGGCGACGGCCGCGACGAGGATGCCCTGGCCTACCTGCGTGACGAGCGCGAGTTCCGCAACGCCCAACTGGTCGAACTGCCGCGCGGCGACTTCGCGGTCACGATCGCGCGGATGCTGTTCTTCTCCGCGTACCAGGTCGAACTGTACGAGCGCCTGGCCGGTGGCGAGGATGCCGCGGTGGCCGCGATCGCGGCGAAAGCGGTCAAAGAGGTCGCGTACCACCTCGATCACGCCACGGTGTGGACGCTCCGATTGGGTGCCGGTACCGAGGAGTCGCACCGTCGAACCCAATCGGCCGTCGACAACCTGTGGCCCTACAGCTTCGAACTGTTCGAGCAGCACCCCGAGCTTCGTCCATCATGGCTGGCACGCGTCGACCCGGTGTTGTCCGAGGCGACCTTGAGCCGACCAGCCGATGAGGACAGTCGATTCCGTCCCTCCGGTGGCCGCGAGGGGGTACACACCGAACACCTGGGCTACCTGTTGGCCGAGATGCAGCACCTGCATCGCAGTCACCCGGGGGCGACATGGTGA
- the paaB gene encoding 1,2-phenylacetyl-CoA epoxidase subunit PaaB — MTKNPLWEVFVRPRRGLSHTHVGSLHAADAQLALRNARDLYTRREEGVSIWVVPAAEITASSPQEKDAFFDPAADKIYRHPTFYEMPEGAEHI; from the coding sequence GTGACTAAGAATCCACTGTGGGAGGTGTTCGTGCGGCCGAGGCGGGGGCTGTCCCACACCCACGTCGGCTCGCTGCACGCCGCCGACGCCCAACTGGCGCTGCGCAACGCACGCGACCTGTACACCCGGCGCGAGGAGGGCGTCTCCATCTGGGTGGTCCCCGCCGCCGAGATCACCGCCTCCAGTCCACAGGAGAAGGACGCGTTCTTCGACCCGGCCGCCGACAAGATCTACCGCCACCCCACCTTCTACGAGATGCCCGAAGGGGCCGAACACATATGA
- the paaA gene encoding 1,2-phenylacetyl-CoA epoxidase subunit PaaA — protein sequence MYGNDMPEEPGAQSLLDQVAEAERQLIEAAGRGRPDADAEAYFDAVIAADQKIEPRDAMPEAYRKTLIRQIAQHAHSEIIGMQPEGNWITRAPSLARKAILLAKVQDEAGHGLYLYAAAETLGADREDLYAQLLSGRQKYSSIFNYPTVTWADVGAIGWLVDGAAIVNQVPLCRCSYGPYARAMIRVCKEESFHQRQGFQSLYVLARGTEKQRAMAQDAIDRWWYPSLAMFGPPDADSKHTAQSMEWKIKRYSNDELRQKFVDMTVQQAEVLGLTLPDENLQWNEERGHYDYTQPDYDELMQVIKGDGPCNRQRMANRREAVESGTWVSEAAAAYAAKQDTRQEAMA from the coding sequence GTGTACGGAAACGACATGCCTGAGGAGCCGGGCGCTCAAAGCCTGCTCGACCAGGTCGCCGAGGCCGAACGGCAGCTGATCGAGGCTGCCGGGCGCGGACGACCGGACGCCGATGCCGAGGCGTACTTCGACGCCGTGATCGCCGCCGACCAGAAGATCGAGCCACGGGACGCCATGCCGGAGGCCTACCGCAAGACGCTGATCCGGCAGATCGCCCAGCATGCCCACTCCGAGATCATCGGCATGCAGCCCGAAGGCAACTGGATCACCCGCGCGCCGTCGCTGGCGCGTAAGGCGATCCTGTTGGCCAAGGTGCAGGACGAGGCCGGACACGGCCTATACCTGTACGCGGCGGCGGAGACGCTGGGAGCCGATCGCGAGGACCTGTACGCCCAACTGCTGTCCGGACGTCAGAAGTACTCGTCGATCTTCAACTACCCGACCGTGACCTGGGCCGACGTCGGTGCGATCGGCTGGTTGGTCGACGGCGCCGCGATCGTCAACCAGGTGCCGCTGTGCCGCTGCTCCTATGGCCCGTATGCCCGCGCGATGATCCGGGTGTGCAAGGAGGAGTCCTTCCATCAGCGACAGGGCTTCCAATCCCTGTACGTACTCGCCCGAGGCACCGAGAAGCAACGCGCCATGGCCCAGGATGCGATCGACCGGTGGTGGTACCCGTCGTTGGCGATGTTCGGGCCACCGGATGCCGACTCCAAGCACACCGCGCAGTCGATGGAGTGGAAGATCAAGCGCTACTCCAACGACGAACTGCGGCAGAAGTTCGTGGACATGACGGTCCAGCAGGCCGAGGTTCTGGGCTTGACCCTGCCCGATGAGAATCTGCAGTGGAATGAGGAACGCGGACATTACGACTACACCCAACCCGACTACGACGAACTGATGCAGGTGATCAAGGGCGACGGGCCCTGTAACCGGCAGCGGATGGCCAACCGGCGGGAAGCGGTCGAGTCGGGGACGTGGGTGAGCGAGGCGGCCGCGGCCTATGCGGCGAAACAGGACACTCGGCAGGAGGCGATGGCGTGA
- a CDS encoding DUF11 domain-containing protein has product MALAATSGLILGALAAAPAQADEGQPVTGAYITLLDLDTLSPAQENRELGAVGKLHIELDSDADIAPDIGAVVDVSGSGKLAIASTDDQCTNVDDAVVTCEFGDRTPGETIQVDLVMWVTEHARVGDRPRYELEALMRGGMIGIGGGGVDIEAASYRAEDILVNDVEPGATVDLPLRFRHDGIRDFAGIEIRIVNYSPTVTFFEDYDNCGPDPGYEGDNLICILPEFVGSPGTVYRLAVDSPLTLKVDDLASGPVDTCGTCNYSAMVEEPEVLRERLAEISDGSGRLLNLVADSDSGEWQPRPDQRWENIRINTVANPFDLQPVDTRIDGGAGETVEVALPVRNNGPATAWGSTIGQSNVLYLKLPTGVEFVYTEREWGEPWCGNAPDSAHEWTGIDGLDVACGLPTVPADGEVTINVTVKINSDAPQDDGVSFVWESTPISQDGDLDNNLAALTLNTGASGGVDGTLPVTGASLGWWISGGAAIAAAGVLGVVLLRRRQVALTW; this is encoded by the coding sequence ATGGCGCTGGCCGCCACCTCGGGGCTGATCTTGGGGGCGCTTGCCGCGGCTCCAGCCCAGGCCGATGAGGGACAACCCGTAACCGGTGCCTACATCACTCTTCTTGACCTGGATACGCTTTCCCCGGCCCAGGAAAACCGAGAACTCGGTGCGGTGGGAAAGCTGCACATCGAGCTTGACTCGGATGCCGACATCGCGCCGGATATCGGTGCCGTCGTCGACGTCTCGGGTAGTGGGAAGCTCGCCATCGCATCCACAGACGATCAGTGCACGAACGTTGACGACGCCGTGGTGACGTGCGAGTTCGGGGACCGTACTCCAGGAGAGACGATCCAAGTCGACCTGGTCATGTGGGTCACCGAGCACGCGCGGGTCGGGGATCGCCCGAGATACGAGCTTGAGGCTCTCATGCGTGGGGGGATGATTGGAATCGGTGGCGGTGGCGTCGACATCGAGGCGGCCAGCTATCGCGCGGAAGACATCCTGGTCAACGACGTTGAGCCGGGAGCGACAGTGGATCTACCGCTCAGGTTTCGTCACGACGGAATAAGAGATTTCGCCGGGATCGAGATCCGAATCGTCAACTATTCGCCAACCGTGACCTTCTTCGAAGATTACGACAACTGTGGACCTGATCCCGGATATGAGGGCGACAACCTCATATGCATCCTGCCGGAATTCGTCGGAAGTCCCGGAACCGTTTATCGGTTGGCCGTGGACAGCCCATTGACATTGAAAGTGGATGATCTGGCGTCTGGCCCCGTAGACACTTGTGGTACCTGCAACTATTCGGCGATGGTTGAGGAACCGGAGGTATTGCGAGAGCGTCTCGCCGAGATATCCGATGGATCGGGCCGCCTGTTGAATCTGGTCGCCGATTCCGATTCCGGAGAATGGCAGCCTCGGCCGGATCAGCGCTGGGAGAACATACGCATCAACACCGTTGCCAATCCATTTGATCTTCAGCCCGTGGACACCCGGATAGACGGCGGCGCCGGTGAGACCGTTGAGGTGGCACTGCCGGTGCGAAACAACGGACCCGCGACCGCGTGGGGCTCCACCATCGGGCAGAGCAACGTTCTGTATCTCAAGTTGCCCACCGGTGTCGAGTTCGTCTACACGGAACGGGAGTGGGGAGAACCGTGGTGCGGCAACGCTCCTGATTCGGCACATGAGTGGACGGGAATCGACGGTCTGGATGTCGCATGCGGGCTCCCGACGGTTCCTGCTGATGGGGAGGTGACGATAAATGTCACCGTCAAGATCAATTCCGACGCTCCGCAGGACGACGGGGTCTCGTTCGTCTGGGAGTCGACGCCGATATCTCAGGACGGCGATCTCGACAACAACCTCGCGGCCCTCACGTTGAACACGGGTGCCTCGGGTGGTGTGGACGGCACGCTGCCGGTCACGGGAGCATCGCTGGGTTGGTGGATCAGTGGTGGAGCCGCGATCGCCGCCGCCGGTGTGCTCGGCGTGGTGCTTCTGCGCCGTCGCCAGGTCGCCCTCACCTGGTAG
- a CDS encoding menaquinone biosynthetic enzyme MqnA/MqnD family protein: MSQPHRRPRVGHIEYLNCVPIYWGLMRSGALLDVELTRASPVALNDALVAGELDIAPISLVEYLRHADDLLLLPGVAVGSDGPVLSVNVVHERPLADLDGGRIALGSSSRTGVLLAQMLLTERLGLTCEFFRAEPDVPRMLEKADAAVVIGDVALRAMYEAPKRGLTVTDLGAGWRDWTGMPMVFAVWAVRREFAEAHPGQVKEVHEAFLRSVRLCLDELDVVAEATSRWEPFDAATLAGYFRSLDFSLGERQLAGLRVFAEKAARRGEVPALPTDGPALFAV; encoded by the coding sequence ATGAGTCAACCGCACCGCCGCCCACGGGTCGGGCACATCGAATACCTGAACTGCGTCCCCATCTACTGGGGTCTGATGCGGTCGGGTGCGCTGCTGGACGTCGAATTGACCAGGGCCAGCCCGGTGGCGCTCAACGACGCGTTGGTCGCCGGCGAACTCGACATCGCGCCGATCAGTCTCGTCGAGTACCTGCGGCACGCCGACGACCTGCTGTTGTTGCCCGGAGTCGCGGTCGGTAGCGACGGACCGGTGTTGAGCGTCAACGTGGTCCACGAACGACCACTGGCCGATTTGGACGGCGGCCGGATCGCGCTGGGCTCCTCCTCCCGTACCGGGGTGTTGCTCGCCCAGATGCTGCTCACCGAGCGGCTCGGTCTCACCTGTGAGTTCTTCCGCGCCGAACCCGACGTTCCGCGCATGTTGGAGAAGGCCGACGCCGCCGTCGTCATCGGTGACGTCGCGCTGCGAGCGATGTACGAGGCCCCCAAACGAGGTCTGACCGTCACCGACCTCGGCGCCGGCTGGCGGGACTGGACCGGGATGCCGATGGTCTTCGCGGTGTGGGCGGTGCGTCGGGAGTTCGCCGAGGCTCACCCCGGGCAGGTGAAAGAGGTGCACGAGGCGTTCCTGCGTTCGGTACGACTGTGCTTGGACGAGTTGGACGTGGTGGCCGAGGCGACCTCACGGTGGGAGCCCTTCGACGCCGCCACCCTCGCCGGCTACTTCCGTTCCCTGGACTTCTCACTCGGCGAGCGCCAACTCGCCGGTCTGCGAGTATTCGCCGAGAAGGCCGCCCGTCGAGGAGAGGTCCCGGCCCTCCCCACCGACGGCCCGGCGCTTTTCGCGGTTTGA
- a CDS encoding SDR family NAD(P)-dependent oxidoreductase, with protein MRTALVTGGSRGIGRAISVALARNEVSVIGLHYRSDEQAVKETVRLVEAVGATAIPIAANLDDDPVTTATGLADRFLDAVEERTGERALDILVNNAGVTHPQSLGEIDETTYRKVVDLNLTAPLFLLQHLEPHLRDHGRVINISTGMTRIAAPTHPVYAVAKSALNGLGLALAPTLGARGITINAVMPGITQTDMTGDWLDQPGVRDWAEGESVFNRVGQPDDIAELVAYLASPQARWTTGQTIDATGGSRL; from the coding sequence ATGAGAACCGCACTGGTCACCGGAGGTAGCCGTGGAATCGGACGAGCCATCTCCGTCGCATTGGCTCGCAACGAAGTCTCCGTGATCGGACTGCACTACCGGTCGGACGAGCAGGCGGTGAAGGAGACCGTTCGCCTGGTTGAGGCCGTCGGAGCCACCGCGATCCCGATAGCGGCGAACCTCGACGATGACCCGGTCACCACCGCCACCGGACTTGCCGACCGGTTCCTCGACGCCGTCGAGGAGCGAACCGGCGAACGAGCCCTCGACATCCTGGTCAACAACGCCGGAGTGACGCATCCGCAGTCGCTGGGGGAGATCGACGAAACCACCTATCGCAAAGTCGTCGACCTCAACCTCACCGCGCCGCTGTTCCTGCTTCAACACCTGGAACCGCACCTGCGTGACCACGGCCGCGTCATCAACATCTCCACCGGGATGACCCGCATTGCCGCACCCACCCACCCGGTCTACGCGGTGGCCAAGTCCGCGCTCAACGGCCTCGGCCTAGCACTGGCCCCGACGCTGGGCGCACGCGGTATCACCATCAACGCGGTGATGCCGGGTATCACCCAGACCGACATGACCGGGGACTGGTTGGATCAGCCGGGAGTTCGCGACTGGGCTGAGGGCGAGTCGGTGTTCAACCGCGTCGGGCAACCGGACGACATCGCCGAACTCGTCGCGTATCTGGCCTCGCCGCAGGCGCGCTGGACCACCGGCCAGACCATCGACGCCACCGGTGGTTCCCGCCTGTGA
- a CDS encoding TetR/AcrR family transcriptional regulator: MKKAVSPGRGRPRGFDTDQVLTTAMTVFWRHGYEGASLTALQEATGLNAPSIYHAFGSKEGLYRACLDQFLARIGSGITRPLNRDRADREGLLEALRTAAVEFTVPGRPGGCMISTAALTLSPQGEGVATELAGRREQARQLFADYFHRAREQGHLSAEVDPNALARYIGSIIQGMSVQAMDGASRSELEDVIALAMRVWPDD; this comes from the coding sequence ATGAAAAAAGCGGTTAGCCCCGGGCGGGGACGACCACGCGGCTTCGACACCGACCAGGTCTTGACCACCGCCATGACCGTCTTCTGGCGACACGGCTACGAGGGGGCGAGCCTTACCGCGCTTCAGGAGGCGACGGGACTCAACGCACCCAGCATCTACCACGCGTTCGGTTCCAAGGAGGGGCTGTATCGCGCCTGCCTCGACCAGTTCCTCGCCCGTATCGGCTCCGGCATCACCCGGCCATTGAACCGGGATCGCGCCGATCGGGAGGGACTGCTGGAAGCGCTTCGCACCGCAGCCGTGGAGTTCACCGTTCCCGGCAGGCCCGGTGGCTGCATGATCTCGACGGCGGCACTGACCCTCAGCCCGCAGGGGGAAGGCGTCGCCACCGAGCTGGCCGGTCGACGTGAGCAGGCACGACAGCTGTTCGCCGACTACTTTCACCGCGCTCGGGAGCAGGGACATCTGAGCGCCGAAGTGGATCCGAACGCCCTGGCGCGCTATATCGGCAGCATCATCCAAGGCATGTCGGTCCAGGCCATGGACGGCGCCAGTCGGTCCGAATTGGAGGATGTCATCGCTCTGGCGATGCGTGTGTGGCCGGACGACTGA
- a CDS encoding MFS transporter, protein MSFAPQTRWSDVYISATSRFLAGAAMFTVSVTLLLMLQSSGLGGLAVSALILSSTLPLVVLSPITGRLADRYDSRLLILISGLLQAVATLGLIFAEGLVALLALSMLAACGTALVQPVMGALLPVMATKDDLAKAAAVGQTGSLVGMMAGPALAGFLVGELGVTAALAVAVGMSLLRTLSAMAIRSRRGGEQIVINGEVKPKSVAGAWRLRDDRLLAAMVIGLAAVIGILSAANVIEVFLIRESFGASESMYGMINATWMAGMAVGAWIAAMVIQRTKHDGQLAYLLFGMLAISSTVMIAGGGLIYTVELLIPLYLVGGAANAGENSAVSVAIARRVPIELQGRAIAKESAILNGTTMIGFVGGGLALEYFGAREIFVVLGIGGLISLLVCLPMVLRAARSVAIEKSKADTVATENATANDSTAEVGSDAHIGFTAAPGDAVVPVAEDTAEPDDSPGSGRVLTRV, encoded by the coding sequence ATGTCTTTCGCACCCCAGACTCGATGGTCCGATGTCTACATCTCGGCCACCAGCCGCTTCCTCGCCGGCGCGGCCATGTTCACCGTTTCCGTCACGCTGCTGCTGATGTTGCAGAGCTCGGGCCTGGGTGGGCTGGCGGTGTCGGCCCTGATCCTCAGTTCGACCCTCCCGCTGGTCGTGCTGTCCCCGATCACCGGTCGGTTGGCCGACCGCTACGACAGCCGACTGTTGATCTTGATCAGCGGGCTGCTTCAGGCGGTGGCGACTCTCGGGTTGATCTTCGCCGAAGGACTGGTCGCGCTGCTGGCACTGTCGATGTTGGCGGCGTGTGGGACCGCGCTCGTCCAGCCGGTCATGGGCGCGCTCCTGCCGGTCATGGCGACGAAGGACGACCTGGCCAAGGCCGCCGCCGTCGGTCAGACCGGATCACTGGTCGGCATGATGGCCGGCCCCGCGTTGGCCGGATTCCTGGTCGGTGAACTGGGTGTGACCGCCGCACTGGCGGTCGCGGTGGGAATGTCCCTGTTGAGAACTCTGTCCGCCATGGCGATCCGCTCCCGGCGCGGTGGCGAACAGATCGTCATCAATGGTGAGGTGAAACCGAAGTCGGTCGCCGGAGCATGGCGACTGCGCGACGATCGGTTGCTCGCCGCCATGGTGATCGGGTTGGCCGCCGTCATCGGCATCCTGTCGGCGGCCAACGTCATCGAAGTCTTCCTCATTCGGGAATCCTTCGGCGCCAGCGAAAGCATGTACGGCATGATCAACGCCACCTGGATGGCGGGCATGGCGGTGGGCGCCTGGATCGCCGCCATGGTGATCCAGCGGACCAAACACGACGGTCAACTCGCCTACCTGCTGTTCGGCATGCTCGCCATCTCCTCAACGGTCATGATCGCCGGGGGTGGGTTGATCTACACGGTTGAGCTGCTGATCCCGCTGTACCTGGTCGGCGGTGCCGCTAACGCCGGTGAGAACAGCGCCGTTTCGGTGGCCATCGCCCGTCGAGTCCCGATCGAACTTCAGGGCCGCGCCATCGCCAAGGAATCGGCCATCCTGAACGGAACCACCATGATCGGTTTCGTCGGCGGTGGACTGGCTCTGGAGTACTTCGGTGCCCGCGAGATCTTCGTGGTGCTGGGAATCGGAGGCCTGATCTCGTTGCTCGTTTGCCTTCCGATGGTGCTTCGCGCCGCCCGATCCGTCGCCATCGAAAAGTCCAAAGCCGACACCGTCGCAACCGAAAATGCGACTGCGAACGACTCGACCGCTGAGGTAGGGTCGGACGCCCACATCGGCTTCACCGCCGCCCCCGGTGATGCCGTTGTGCCGGTTGCGGAAGACACCGCTGAACCGGATGATTCCCCAGGATCCGGCCGAGTACTCACCCGAGTGTGA
- a CDS encoding ArsR/SmtB family transcription factor, with protein MTTDENKRTRLSDPEVIRALAHPARTAVLDYLDGADEATATECAKVVGLSPSAMSYHLRTLAKVGLVEEAEGRGDGRERLWRRKIKDLSVGVEYDAPASVKLTGRAMVEAFQAAADIKLRRYLDVAADEPREWYEALLFGQTSVYLTPEELREFQRKVAEALEPFSGRKERGEIPEGARKVAIQTRMFPEV; from the coding sequence ATGACTACGGATGAGAACAAACGGACGAGACTTTCTGACCCGGAGGTGATCCGGGCGTTGGCGCATCCGGCCCGCACAGCGGTTCTCGACTATCTGGACGGCGCCGATGAGGCGACCGCGACCGAGTGCGCGAAGGTGGTGGGTCTGTCGCCCTCGGCGATGAGCTATCACCTGCGGACTCTGGCGAAGGTCGGTCTGGTGGAGGAGGCCGAGGGCCGAGGTGACGGGCGGGAACGGTTGTGGCGTCGTAAGATCAAGGATCTTTCGGTGGGTGTCGAGTACGACGCCCCGGCGAGTGTGAAGTTGACCGGCCGCGCGATGGTCGAGGCGTTTCAGGCTGCCGCGGACATCAAGTTGCGTCGTTACCTCGACGTGGCCGCGGACGAGCCGCGTGAGTGGTACGAGGCGTTGCTGTTCGGTCAGACGAGCGTGTACCTGACTCCCGAGGAACTGCGGGAGTTTCAACGGAAGGTCGCCGAGGCCCTCGAACCGTTCTCCGGACGCAAGGAACGCGGTGAGATTCCCGAGGGCGCCCGGAAAGTGGCGATTCAGACCAGAATGTTCCCGGAGGTGTGA